The window TATAATTCACTAATCTATAAAATTGGACAACATATACAAAGATCAACATTCTCTGTTTTGGTTTATTGTAAACAAAAGCAAATTTGTCAGAGAAACAGGAAAGGggggaaaaaaaagagaaaggggAATAAGAATTTATGTATACTTAGTAGGAAAAATTCCCTCTAGTGAAATGGTTTCATTTGAAAGCATCTGAAACTGAGTAAATGAAGTCCAAGAAGCCTGTTCCTTTGAGAAGACCTTTACCCGTCAAGAGTTCAAAATCCAACAGCAACAGGAAACCAATTGCTGCTGCTTTTCCATTTATCAGTTCATTCCTTCCAGTGAACCCAAAGGCCTCTTGACCCTCGTCGACAACCATTCTTACCTAAATACAAATAAGGAGAATCAGATCAGAACGTGTCATTTACTCCGTAGGACGAGTTTGTAGCTAAGCAAGATTAAGTTGGTTTTATTACCTCATCTACATTGACGTCACTTGCTGTTACACCAGGCTGAGCCTTGCCACTGAAAACAATCTCGGCAGATGCATCAGCTTTTCCACCTCTCATACTGATGTAGATATTCTCATCGTCGGTTTTAACAGGATAAACAAACAAACTTCTCAAGGCGGGAGTAAGGACTCTCAGCACAGGGTTATTCGGGTACCATTCTTTGATGGCTCCATTTTGCAGATAAAATGTGCTATCTGTTGTAGGACACACGATACATCCATCCTGTAGGAATTTGAGATTTATGGGCTTTTACATTATCGAATCCAGAAAGAATATGCATATTGTCAGCATGTTCATGCGGCATGGAGAAATGCACAATTTATATGAGGCATGAAACATCATTATTGTAGAAATTGCTAGCACTCAGTAATAAAAACATCAAATAATTGGATAACAAGAATTCTAACATAACATGAAAAGGAAGTTTTATGCTGCAGCAGCAGCAAAGTGCATTCAAACAAACACACATTTTTGTTTTATAATAGCCCCTTAATTTAGTAGTATATTTTAAGTCGAACTACTAAAATTGGCAAGGCCAACATCTTGGCTACTGGCTAGTTGTATAATCTTGCAAAAATATAGCATTTCATCATTCAAGCAGAAGCTAGCACTAtgtaaatgaaatgaattaatggtTTGCCATCTTTACACCATATCTTATTTCATTTGTTGTTTAATCATTTTGTACTTGTAAATTTCTCTAATCAATTTGTAATTTTAAATTTCTCTAATCAATTTGTACTTGTAAATTTCAGTAACACGTATAAACTGCCATATATTTGTAACCACTACTAGAATTCAGAAGATTTTATATAAATATTTGGGCTGAAATGTTCTATCGGAACAGAATGCTAGTCATGTCATGACATTTACACAGTGCCAAAGTCATACCCTTCACCAGCAGACCTTAGAGGTTAACTTTCTTCACTGTGCAAATGACAAAAATTATCCCTCATGCATCAATTGTAATTTTAAGTGAAGTCCTAAGTGAGTAATTACAAACTCAAACCAAAATTTCATGGATATGGTACTCCTAAGGAACAGGGAACTGAATCGTCACTGCCCAGAAAACCTAATTGAATTGACAgagaagaaaaagagagagaacaGCATTGAGGGAGAACAGAGAAATTGCATTCTGATTCCAAAATCCAATATCTCTATAGAAGCTTCCACTCCTTCAAATTTGCTAGGAAGGCAGTTAAAACAACCATTCTAGCAACCTAACAAACTAGCCAGGTGATTATTTACATATCAATTAACAGATTCCGCCTGCCCCCTCAAGACGTTATACACAAATAAATTAACAGGCTCCTAGGTGCCCCTTCAAGCACTATGTACATATCACTTAACTAACTCCCATGTGCCGCTGACGTGCCTAATAACAATATGAACTCGTTCGCTAGCTTCTTTTGCAGTTCATATTAGAGAGGTACAAAGGAAATTAGATGTTAAAGGCACTCCAATACAGCTTGCCTTGCAGACACACCTATGCTCGTGTAATACACGAACCCGTTGCTGTGCAGAATTTTGATTGACTGACTGAAATTAGCTGGAAGAGGGCTCTATGATCAAGACAAAAACAAGTCCTAAAAGTAAGCAATATTTCCAGATCCTCATACTTGGCCCCTCAACCAACGTTGCGAAGAGAAGATCAATAACTTCCACATGAAATATAGTAGCCCTGCCAATTAGCATTCTCTTAGAGTCCCACATTGATTGAAGGTATGGTGTTGTAGTCTCTTTATATGGTGTTGGAAAATCTTCACGTCGTGGGACTCACTTTTGAGGTAGAACTAGGTCTGAGAACAATTTGTGTTGCCATAATATTTGAGCTAGACCATTCCTTGATGGTAGGTCCCATGTTATATTATTCATGCACCAGCTATCCATCCTAGAATGCATAGGGCGCTAGAGACTCGCATTGGTTAAAGGTAGGGGTTGTATTCTGATTTAGGATAAATCTTACCTTATGAGCTAGCTTTTGTGGTTGAGCTAGGCAAGTATATTTTTCTTAGCACATTGGATTTGAGTTTTGAGTTTTCAATCAATCAATAATGAATTACTACCTGCAGCCCATCCCCGGACCCTGCTAAGGCAGGATGTTTTGCGCACAGGGCTACCCTTTAATGAATTACTACCTTGGAGTAGTAGAGAGGGTAAGAATAATATGGATACTAGACATTCATAAATTGTCAAATGAGCACTAAAATCACCACAGTATTTCCCACACAATTATTCAAATGAGCCCAAATTTTACTGATTTTTACACTGTTTTGCAATAGTTATTTtcctaagtaggcgtttggacatgcggtttgaaaccatggtttgaaaccatgagatgaaatcagcgtttggacatgcatttcatctcatggtttcaaaccccaaatcatccaaaaaggcatgatttggagtttgaaaccatggtttcaaaaatcttaaatataaaacttgacccataagtttatattttaggAAAAAAAGACCGATAAGTTGTTAAATATTTTTAACAgttactcccaccaaccatttactaacctcattaacttctagcaacctttatttatgtctaccatgtgggaggattatattaaagagtagttacattgctattcatgttaaattttcatttttattgaacaaaaatttgatcaattgatgttgtattttttaggaaggctttctagtagcgtattaattttctTATGatctatgacttgctcatttggtaagattgtataagaattgagaatgttttgatagttttcacaacttgtgggtttttatgtctatacgagaaaatacaacttaagatatccaaattacatatccaaacatggtttcaaaccatgtccaaacggctcgaAAGCTACCTTCATTGGCATTTAGGAAATCATCACTTCCCCAATAGCATCACATACAGAAACCAACATCAACAGCTATTCCATCTATCTAAATGACATGAGCCATTGGCTAATCTTTGTAAGCTCACTTATTCAAATGCTTTTTTGCATTCATGCACCATCATCACTCATAATGTAGCGCAAAACGAACCCCCAACACCTACATAGTCCAATAGCCATTGTGTTTGAATTGGCTATAATCACAAGATATAGCCAGAGGAAGGAGAAACCTACCCAAGAAAACTTTACTCACTTAGGAATTTCGCAAACAAAGCATTAAAAGAGGAGCATATTTGGGAAATGGAGTTTGTCTAATCACAGTGTTTTTTTCATTGGACTGGAAATTGCAACCCAATGTCATCAATCCAAATAGAATTATACCCCAAAATCAAGCACTCGCCTCCATCCCATAAATCTTGTCTCCTGTGGTTCCAAGAACTGATTTTTTtaacaagattttaaatctgttactccctccgtttcaatttgtttgtcttaattgacttggcacaaagtttaagaaagtaaagaactaCTTTAaatcttgtagtcttaaattaaagatatgtatacaacaataacatacccagtgaaattaaagatatgtataaTGTACCAAATGTTTTttatcttgtgatcttaaacataCCACGTGGGATGTTGAAATTAAAGAATtgtcaaattaggaaagagacattcttttttaaagagactaaaaaggaaactaagacaaacaaattgaaataaaCAGATTATATAGTTAGCTTTTCATCTAATTCTAAATGTTTCCATCTTCCTTCCAAGAACTGAATTAAGCGACTAAATTATGGCATAGAGAGAGTATAGCAAtgaaaataatactccctctgtcccaatttatgtgatacaattcgaatttcgagagtcaaataagTTTATTTTGACCATAAATTCAAAAATACAATCTTTAAGtttcttgaaaaataatttacatatttagaaattacCTGAAGCTACTATAATTaacaattttaaaatatttaatgaGCATACAAATAAATTATGGTGAAGATTTTCTTGTTTGACTCTCGAACTCTgaattgtatcacataaattgggacagagagatTACAAAAGAAGAGGTAGAAAGGAAGCAAGTAAAGGGGAAAAGAACCTGAGTGAGCTTAGCATTAAGAAGTCCTTCACTATAAGCACCTTCAGCAGGTGAACGATTTTCAATAGCAAAAATAGCATCTTTATACCAAAGCAAGAGTATAGTTTCCCCTTCTTGTATTATAACACGTCTCTCTCCTTTTGGCAATGCTGACAAAGGAACCACTGGCACCCAGTTGAACTTCCCATCTCCTCCACCTGACGCTGATGATCCCTCAGCCACCGAAACCTGATCAGTAGCCTTGCATGTGATCACCTTAACATTCTTGCTACTTCTACTATAACTGTATGAAATGGAGTTGGTTGTTGAAGAAAGGGTAGTTGGGATGAGGGAGGGTGGTTTACGGTGGAGAATGCCG is drawn from Lycium barbarum isolate Lr01 chromosome 8, ASM1917538v2, whole genome shotgun sequence and contains these coding sequences:
- the LOC132606255 gene encoding uncharacterized protein LOC132606255 codes for the protein MATISPKLATGILHRKPPSLIPTTLSSTTNSISYSYSRSSKNVKVITCKATDQVSVAEGSSASGGGDGKFNWVPVVPLSALPKGERRVIIQEGETILLLWYKDAIFAIENRSPAEGAYSEGLLNAKLTQDGCIVCPTTDSTFYLQNGAIKEWYPNNPVLRVLTPALRSLFVYPVKTDDENIYISMRGGKADASAEIVFSGKAQPGVTASDVNVDEVRMVVDEGQEAFGFTGRNELINGKAAAIGFLLLLDFELLTGKGLLKGTGFLDFIYSVSDAFK